A genomic segment from Gracilimonas sediminicola encodes:
- a CDS encoding ATP-binding cassette domain-containing protein: protein MSKLILDSIFFYYPELKVLQGAFLEVPNRTITCLVGRNGSGKSTLFKIAAGQIQADSGITQIEELRLHKKSKITRFKHLSYLPQKPFLPGSIKVGNLIDKSFADQDEIIGHVLKKRVKNLSTGERRYLEILLVLSLGREFILLDEPFTGLSPILIEKVIEHLHNAKNHGSGILISDHYMRYISEIGESFYLLESGRTQVL from the coding sequence ATGTCTAAGCTGATCCTGGATAGCATCTTCTTTTATTATCCTGAACTAAAGGTTTTGCAAGGAGCTTTTCTTGAAGTCCCCAATAGAACTATTACTTGTTTGGTTGGAAGGAATGGCTCCGGCAAAAGCACTCTGTTTAAGATTGCTGCCGGACAAATACAGGCCGACAGTGGCATAACCCAAATAGAGGAATTAAGACTTCACAAAAAATCTAAGATCACCCGATTTAAGCACCTTTCGTATTTACCTCAAAAGCCTTTCCTCCCCGGTTCCATAAAAGTGGGCAACCTGATTGATAAAAGTTTTGCTGATCAAGATGAAATAATCGGTCACGTTTTAAAAAAAAGGGTTAAAAACTTGTCTACAGGTGAGCGTAGATACCTGGAAATTCTATTAGTGCTTTCATTGGGCCGAGAATTTATTTTGCTTGATGAACCCTTTACAGGCCTTTCTCCCATATTGATAGAGAAAGTTATCGAACATCTCCATAACGCCAAAAATCACGGCTCTGGGATTTTGATCTCTGATCACTATATGAGATACATTTCTGAAATTGGAGAGTCTTTCTACTTATTGGAAAGTGGAAGAACTCAAGTGCTTTAA
- a CDS encoding DUF4398 domain-containing protein has translation MRKLAMIVPLVIAFSACASTKPPNDKLTQVEASIQQAEQVGAENYAPLEIREARKKLDKARELVSREKYGKAKRTADRAMVDAELAQMKSLSEKAQKAVRELRESIRVLQEEIQNNLEKAERQS, from the coding sequence ATGAGAAAGTTAGCGATGATAGTGCCGCTTGTTATTGCATTCAGTGCATGTGCAAGTACCAAACCTCCAAACGACAAACTGACCCAGGTTGAAGCCTCCATTCAGCAAGCCGAACAAGTGGGAGCTGAAAACTATGCTCCGCTTGAGATCCGCGAGGCCCGCAAGAAACTGGACAAAGCCCGGGAACTTGTTTCCAGGGAAAAATACGGGAAGGCTAAGCGAACGGCTGACCGCGCTATGGTAGATGCGGAATTGGCCCAGATGAAATCATTATCTGAAAAAGCCCAGAAAGCCGTACGGGAACTACGGGAAAGCATCCGCGTGCTTCAGGAAGAAATTCAGAATAACTTAGAAAAAGCGGAGCGTCAGTCATGA
- a CDS encoding RNA polymerase sigma factor yields MEDAQLVQDFRGGNHQAFNTLVTRWQDRIHHFAYRFFASSDDAAEITQKTFIKAYQKLDTLDDVNKFGSWLYTIANNLCLDELKRAGRKRATSYEALKVAPQTETATPADGTVLRNEGLVLLHKALLQLPVDQRVVVIMKEYEGLTFREIAEILNEPENTVKSRLYYGLSALKKTFDSWNINKEVFDYE; encoded by the coding sequence ATGGAAGACGCACAACTGGTACAGGATTTTCGTGGTGGAAATCACCAGGCTTTTAATACGCTGGTAACGCGATGGCAGGATCGCATTCACCACTTTGCGTACCGCTTTTTTGCCAGTTCCGATGACGCCGCCGAGATCACTCAAAAAACATTCATCAAAGCATACCAAAAGCTGGACACACTGGATGATGTAAACAAGTTTGGGTCGTGGTTGTACACCATTGCCAACAACCTATGCCTTGATGAATTGAAACGAGCGGGCCGAAAACGAGCGACTTCCTATGAAGCGCTCAAGGTTGCACCGCAAACAGAAACGGCCACTCCTGCCGATGGCACCGTACTCCGAAACGAAGGACTGGTTCTGCTTCACAAAGCATTACTCCAGCTGCCAGTGGATCAACGAGTGGTGGTAATTATGAAAGAATACGAAGGCCTGACCTTCAGAGAAATAGCAGAAATTTTAAATGAACCTGAAAACACAGTAAAGTCAAGATTGTATTACGGGTTGAGCGCACTCAAAAAGACGTTCGACTCCTGGAACATCAACAAAGAGGTGTTTGATTATGAATAA
- a CDS encoding anti-sigma factor family protein, whose protein sequence is MNKETARSLYMDYLYDELEPDQRNELEQFLSQNPGLKKELEELSNVRSMLSHLPVQDPAEQLVMVEPHKSGLQEWWNELIGGLLPQNGFARTGFAMASLLAVFVVIGAFTKLNITVDDGSFNLAFGEKQEIIQQGFTPQQVEMLLQQVREDNAVMISDAIQQAQQQQENRIEKTLVNFADYIEQQRQSDLQMISSGLYNMEETYYDRFRQTDQVLGELIQTVSTGN, encoded by the coding sequence ATGAATAAAGAAACCGCACGATCGCTCTACATGGATTATCTGTATGATGAACTGGAGCCAGATCAACGAAACGAATTAGAACAATTTTTATCTCAAAACCCGGGGCTGAAGAAAGAGCTGGAAGAACTGTCGAATGTACGCTCGATGCTTTCTCACCTTCCGGTTCAGGACCCGGCCGAGCAGCTGGTGATGGTTGAACCTCACAAATCCGGATTACAGGAGTGGTGGAATGAGTTAATCGGAGGGTTGCTTCCTCAAAACGGATTTGCCCGCACCGGCTTTGCAATGGCCTCGCTTCTGGCGGTCTTCGTTGTGATAGGGGCCTTCACAAAATTAAACATCACCGTTGACGATGGCAGTTTTAACCTGGCCTTTGGAGAGAAACAGGAAATTATCCAACAAGGATTCACCCCGCAGCAGGTTGAAATGCTTTTACAGCAAGTCCGAGAAGATAATGCCGTTATGATTTCGGATGCCATTCAGCAAGCACAACAGCAACAGGAAAACCGGATTGAAAAAACGCTGGTCAACTTTGCGGATTACATTGAGCAGCAGCGGCAGTCAGACCTGCAGATGATCTCCTCCGGGCTCTATAACATGGAAGAAACATATTACGACCGATTCAGACAAACCGATCAGGTATTAGGCGAACTCATACAAACGGTAAGTACCGGAAATTAA
- a CDS encoding OmpA family protein, with translation MRDCTRNSLVALSLIIPLLLAGCGGPPQNNPLLTEARQSYDKAERDSMIVMKAPVALKEAEEALEQSHQLWEEGADKNLVEHYAYIAHQKTKIARETAELNAAQDEVERAEAERKEVLIEARKAEAIAAEQRAEKAMTQLQQERKEAEKARQEASELADRLSEMEARQSERGMVLTLSDVLFDFDSSTLKAGANKVVNELAAFLNNYPERTVQIEGFTDSVGSAEYNKNLSQRRADALKQALIKAGISSQRIETVGYGEEYPVATNMNEAGRQQNRRVEVIISNENGAVSQRTE, from the coding sequence ATGAGAGATTGTACAAGAAATAGTTTAGTTGCTCTCAGCCTGATTATTCCATTGCTGTTAGCCGGTTGTGGCGGACCTCCACAAAACAACCCACTGCTTACGGAAGCCAGGCAGTCTTATGATAAGGCTGAGCGAGACTCCATGATTGTAATGAAAGCCCCTGTTGCATTGAAGGAGGCCGAAGAAGCCCTGGAGCAAAGCCATCAACTGTGGGAAGAGGGTGCTGATAAAAACCTGGTTGAACATTATGCATATATCGCCCATCAGAAAACCAAAATTGCCCGCGAAACCGCTGAATTAAATGCAGCACAGGATGAGGTGGAGCGCGCCGAAGCCGAACGAAAAGAAGTGTTGATTGAAGCCCGGAAAGCGGAAGCCATAGCAGCCGAGCAGCGCGCTGAAAAGGCCATGACACAACTTCAACAAGAACGAAAAGAAGCAGAAAAAGCCCGGCAGGAAGCATCCGAACTGGCAGACCGGTTATCAGAGATGGAGGCCCGCCAAAGTGAACGTGGCATGGTGCTGACTCTGAGCGATGTGCTTTTTGACTTCGACAGTTCTACACTGAAAGCCGGAGCCAATAAAGTGGTAAATGAACTGGCCGCCTTTCTGAACAACTATCCCGAGCGCACGGTCCAAATTGAGGGCTTTACAGATAGTGTGGGCTCAGCTGAGTACAACAAAAATTTATCGCAGCGAAGAGCGGATGCTCTGAAGCAGGCGTTAATTAAAGCAGGGATCTCTTCACAGCGAATTGAGACGGTGGGATATGGAGAAGAGTATCCGGTAGCCACAAATATGAACGAGGCCGGAAGACAACAAAACCGGCGGGTGGAAGTTATAATATCCAACGAGAATGGAGCTGTTTCGCAACGTACGGAATAG